The genomic window CGCCGCGGTCAGGCGGTACGCCGTGGCCCGCCCGAAGTCCGCGGTGCGGTAACGAAGTCAGTGACGAAGTCCCAGGGGGATCACCAGATGCGACCCATGCGCCCGATCGACACCGCACGCCGCGGGGGGAGCGCCCGTCGCACCCCCCGGGTGTTCGCCGCAGCCGCTCTCGCCGCTGTCCTGACTCTCACCGCGGCCGCCTGCGGTCCCGAGGACGACGGGGCCTCCGGCGAGCCGAGCGCGTCCGCCGACCAGGCCACGGACGGAAAGATCGCCATCCCGGACGACCTGAAGGACCGTCTCAAGGAACACGGGATCGATCTCGACAAGTGGCGCGGCGGCGAGTGGAGGAACTGGGACAAGGACACCTGGCTGCGTGAGGCCCAGGACTACGTGAACCCGATCATCGAGGACCTCTGGGACCCGGACCGGATGCGGGAGGCCGACAAGCCCCCGGAGAATCCCGTCGCCAACGACATCTCCGGCGACGAGGGCGTGACGGACCCGACCCCCGCCCCGGTACGGGCGGCGGGCCTGGCGACGCCGTACCACGACAACGCCCCGGCGTCCGGCAAGCTCCTCTTCGACGGGCCCGAGGGTTCGATGGTGTGCTCGGCGACCGTGGTGCAGGACCCCGCCCGCCCCGGCAGGTCCAACATGGTGTGGACCGCGGGCCACTGTGTCCACGCGGGCAAGAACGGCGGCTGGTACCGCAACATCGCCTTCGTCCCGTCGTACAACGACAGCGGCCTCACGGGTGCCGGGCTGGAGAACGCCTCCAGGGAGCAGGTGGCCCCGTACGGCGTGTGGTGGGGCCAGTGGGCGCAGACCTCCGAGCAGTGGATCAACCAGGGCGCGCCGACCGGTGGCCAGGGTGCCCCGTACGACTTCGCGGTCCTGCAGGTCGCACCGGAGAAGGGTTCCACGGGCAAGTCCCTGGAGGAGACCGTCGGTTCGGCCCTCCCCGTCGACTTCAACGCCCCGGCGGTCCCGGAGATCGAGAGCATGACGGCAACCGGCTATCCGGCGGCCCCGCCGTTCGACGGCCAGAGCGCGCTGCAGTGCACCGACCGGCCCGGTCGCCTCGCGGTCTTCGAGGACCAGCCGACGATGTACCGCATCGGCTGCACGATGACGGGCGGTTCGTCCGGTGGCGGCTGGGTCGCTGAGGGCCAGGACGGCAAGCCGGCCCTGGTGTCCAACACCTCGATCGGCCCCGTGACGGCGGGCTGGCTGGCCGGGCCTCGCCTCGGCCAGGAGGCCAAGGGCGTCTACGACTCCGTCAGCAAGAAGTACGCGGGGCGGTAGGACCGCGCTTCCGGGCCCCCGGTACGGCGACCGCCGGCCGGGGGCCCGGTGCGCCCCGGCTCCGTCCCGGGCGGGGGCCCGGGGGCTTCGCCGGCGAACCGGTGGTGCGCGGGCCGCCGGGACGCACGTGGGCCGGGCTCCCGTTCGGGAGCCCGGCCCACGTGCGTCAGCGCCGTCGTGTCAGTGGGCGACCGGTGCGAACATGCCCAGGTCGGCCGCGAGTTCCTCGTGGACCCGGGCCCTGAGCAGCGTGCCCTCCGGAGTGTGCTCCTCGGAGATGACCTCGCCCTCGGCATGCACCCGGGAGACGAGCGCACCCTGGGTGTAGGGCACGAGTGCCTCGATCTCGACGGACGGCCTCGGCAGCTCGGCGTCGATGAGCGCGAGGAGTTCGTCGATGCCTGCACCGGTCCGCGCCGACACGGCGATCGCGTGCTTCTCGGCACGCATCAGCCGCTGCAGTACCAGCGGGTCCGCCGCGTCCGCCTTGTTGATCACGACGATCTCGGGCACGTCGACCGCGCCCACCTCCCGGATCACCTCGCGCACGGCGGCGAGCTGCTCCTCGGGCACCGGGTGGGCGCCGTCCACGACGTGGAGGATCAGGTCGGACTCACCGACCTCCTCCATCGTGGACCGGAACGCCTCCACGAGGTGGTGGGGAAGGTGGCGTACGAACCCGACGGTGTCGGCCAGCGTGTAGATCCGGCCGCTCGGGGTCTCGGCCCTGCGTACGGTCGGGTCCAGGGTGGCGAACAGGGCGTTCTCCACCAGGACCCCGGCACCGGTGAGCCGGTTGAGCAGCGAGGACTTGCCGGCGTTGGTGTATCCGGCGATCGCCACGGAGGGCACCTTGTTGCGCTTGCGTTCCTGGCGCTTGATCTCGCGGCCGGTCTTCATCTCCGCGATCTCCCGGCGCATCTTCGCCATCTTCTCGCGGATACGACGCCGGTCCGTCTCGATCTTGGTCTCACCGGGACCACGCGTGGCCATGCCGCCACCGCCGCTGGAACCGCCGCCGCCCATCTGACGGGACAGCGACTGACCCCAGCCGCGCAGGCGCGGCAGCATGTACTGCATCTGCGCCAGCGAGACCTGGGCCTTGCCCTCTCGGGACTTGGCGTGCTGGGCGAAGATGTCGAGGATCAGGGCGGTACGGTCGACCACCTTCACCTTGACGACGTCTTCGAGATGGATCAGCTGGCCCGGGCTGAGTTCACCGTCGCAGACGACGGTGTCGGCCCCCGACTCGAGCACGATGTCGCGCAGCTCCAGCGCCTTGCCCGATCCGATGTACGTGGCCGGGTCGGGCTTGTCGCGGCGCTGGAACACGGCGTCGAGCACTTGGGCGCCCGCGGTCTCCGCGAGCGCCGCGAGCTCCGCGAGCGAGATCTCCGCGTCGTGGACCGTGCCCGAGGTCCAGACACCGACGAGCACGACGCGCTCCAGGCGCAGCTGCCGGTACTCGACCTCGGTGACGTCCTCGAGCTCTGTGGAGAGACCGGCCACACGGCGCAGCGCCGCACGCTCGGAACGGTCGAGCTGGTCGCCGTCCCGCTCTCCGTCGATCTCGTGGCTCCAGGCGACGTCCTCTTCCATCAGGGCGTCGGCCCGAAGGCCCTCGTTGAGGCTCTCGGATACGGATTCCGTGGCGCTCTGCGCGTCCTGCGCGTCCTGGGGAAGGGAAGAAGAGGAGGTCATTGGATCCTTACGTCGATAGAAGTCCGTTACGCCAGTCACAACGCGTGACGCCACCGGAAGATTCCCGCGAGGGGGGACCGGCCGGCCGGCCGCCGTGCCGACCCGTCGATAGTGGCATGTCCGCGCCCGGCCCGTCACGCGGGTTTCGGTGCCCTCGCCGTGCTCTGCCCGCCCGCCGCGTTCCGGGGCTTCTGGCTGCGCCAGTCCGGGTGACCCGGCATCGGCGGGGTCTTCTCGCCGTACAGCCAGCCGTCGAAGAACGCCGTGAGGTCCCGGCCGGCGATCCCCGACGCGAGGTCGGTGAACTGGCGGGTGGTCGCCGACCCGTCCCGGTGCTCACGGACCCAGGTCCGCTCCAGTCGGTCGAACGCGGCCCTGCCGATCTCCTCCCGCAGTGCGTAGAGGATGAGCGCACTGCCGTCGTAGACGACCGGCCTGAACAGACTGATCTTGTGGTCCGGGGTCGGGACGTCGGGATGGGCCGGTGGGCCGCCCGCGGCGCGCCACGCGTCGGAGCGCGCGTAGGCGTCCTTCATCCGCCGCTCCATCGGCTTGTCCGCGTGTTCCTCGGCGTAGCGCGCCTCGTACCAGGTGGCGTGCCCTTCGTTGAGCCACAGGTCCGACCAGGAGCGGGGCGAGACGCTGTTGCCGAACCACTGGTGGGCGAGCTCGTGGACCATGACGGAGTCGACGTACCACTCCGGGTAGCCGGTGCCGGTGAACAGGGAGCGCTCGAACAGCGAGAGCGTCTGCGTCTCCAGCTCGAAACCCGTCTCGGTGTCGGCGACGAGAAGTCCGTACGTCTCGAACGGATACGCGCCGACCTGCTTCTCCATCCAGGCCAGCTGCCCGGGCGTCTTCTTCAGCCACGGCTCCAGCCTCGCGCGGTCGCCCGCGGGCACCACGTCGCGTACGGGGAGCCCGTTCGGCCCGGTGCGCCGCGGCACGGCGGAGCGGCCGATGGACACCTGGGCCAGCTCGGTCGCCATGGGGTGGCGGGTGCGGTAGGTCCAGGTCGTGGCGCCCGCGTGATGCCGCTTGCCGGCCGGCAGGCCGCCCGCCACGACCGTGAGGTCGTCCGGCGCGGTCACGCGGAAGGTGAAGTACGCCTTGTCGGCCGGGTGGTCGTTGCCGGGGAAGACCCGGTGCGCGGCGTCGGCCTGGTTGGCCATGGCGAGTCCGTCCGCGGTCTGGACCCAGCCCCCGTTCGCCTTCTCCCCCGCGGGATCGCTCGTGTGCCGGACGGTGATCCGCACATGCGCTCCGGAA from Streptomyces sp. NBC_01341 includes these protein-coding regions:
- the hflX gene encoding GTPase HflX is translated as MTSSSSLPQDAQDAQSATESVSESLNEGLRADALMEEDVAWSHEIDGERDGDQLDRSERAALRRVAGLSTELEDVTEVEYRQLRLERVVLVGVWTSGTVHDAEISLAELAALAETAGAQVLDAVFQRRDKPDPATYIGSGKALELRDIVLESGADTVVCDGELSPGQLIHLEDVVKVKVVDRTALILDIFAQHAKSREGKAQVSLAQMQYMLPRLRGWGQSLSRQMGGGGSSGGGGMATRGPGETKIETDRRRIREKMAKMRREIAEMKTGREIKRQERKRNKVPSVAIAGYTNAGKSSLLNRLTGAGVLVENALFATLDPTVRRAETPSGRIYTLADTVGFVRHLPHHLVEAFRSTMEEVGESDLILHVVDGAHPVPEEQLAAVREVIREVGAVDVPEIVVINKADAADPLVLQRLMRAEKHAIAVSARTGAGIDELLALIDAELPRPSVEIEALVPYTQGALVSRVHAEGEVISEEHTPEGTLLRARVHEELAADLGMFAPVAH
- a CDS encoding trypsin-like serine peptidase, with translation MRPIDTARRGGSARRTPRVFAAAALAAVLTLTAAACGPEDDGASGEPSASADQATDGKIAIPDDLKDRLKEHGIDLDKWRGGEWRNWDKDTWLREAQDYVNPIIEDLWDPDRMREADKPPENPVANDISGDEGVTDPTPAPVRAAGLATPYHDNAPASGKLLFDGPEGSMVCSATVVQDPARPGRSNMVWTAGHCVHAGKNGGWYRNIAFVPSYNDSGLTGAGLENASREQVAPYGVWWGQWAQTSEQWINQGAPTGGQGAPYDFAVLQVAPEKGSTGKSLEETVGSALPVDFNAPAVPEIESMTATGYPAAPPFDGQSALQCTDRPGRLAVFEDQPTMYRIGCTMTGGSSGGGWVAEGQDGKPALVSNTSIGPVTAGWLAGPRLGQEAKGVYDSVSKKYAGR
- a CDS encoding M1 family metallopeptidase, whose protein sequence is MPLPSRRLRAALLATASLTLVAATLPAPEPLGIGDRLFPHLGNPGYDVLSYDISLTYKGANTKPLEAVTTIDARTTAPLERINLDFARGTVRSVEVDGLNADFATAQEDLIVRAPVRLPSGAHVRITVRHTSDPAGEKANGGWVQTADGLAMANQADAAHRVFPGNDHPADKAYFTFRVTAPDDLTVVAGGLPAGKRHHAGATTWTYRTRHPMATELAQVSIGRSAVPRRTGPNGLPVRDVVPAGDRARLEPWLKKTPGQLAWMEKQVGAYPFETYGLLVADTETGFELETQTLSLFERSLFTGTGYPEWYVDSVMVHELAHQWFGNSVSPRSWSDLWLNEGHATWYEARYAEEHADKPMERRMKDAYARSDAWRAAGGPPAHPDVPTPDHKISLFRPVVYDGSALILYALREEIGRAAFDRLERTWVREHRDGSATTRQFTDLASGIAGRDLTAFFDGWLYGEKTPPMPGHPDWRSQKPRNAAGGQSTARAPKPA